The DNA sequence caagtggatgcccatattcaactccaaaaggatttaattgTAGAGTTGTGGGCGCGGATGACTGCACGACgatagttatttttgttttatgtattttttttaattatgtaattttttttcgaacgcactttttttttaaatgaaattattgcatttttccgtatatgtgtcgtaaatttaattatgtattttgtgtttaattccataaatttgatttttaattttgattgttgtggctagcctattacTTGTCCACTTGCTTGTCCTGACAATGTGGCAAGAGAAATTTTAGTGCTAATGATATGGCAGAAGGAGTTTGTGACTAGCcatattgtggatgctcttagcgTAATACTACTTCAAACTTtcttaaaaagaataaaatactgCAATTTAATGActaattaatacaaataattattataccGTAGTACTGCTTTGAACTTTTTTGATGGAGTTGAATCAACTATGGGGACGAGGAGTCTCAATCTTTGGACATAATAAATCCTAGATTTATTACTCACaccgttttataaaaatagttaatttttggaatgatatagattttaatgcacagttagtgaaataaaaaagaaatagataagaaaaaatgattatattttagtagaaAATAAGACTCCCGCGTcatttgagagaaaaaaaacttatGAAAAATAGAATGGACTATATTATGGGccgaaaaaaaatgaaaagagaatctatttttttggtgGAGTGAGTATTAGTAGTTTATATTCGAGCTGGCCCGTATAGTAGTTTTATATTCGAGCTGCAAATAATAGACCTGATTCTCTAATTTTATCGGATTATTTGAGACAGTCGTGCATATTTCTAGTTGAATTGACATCCTTATACAAACCATCGTTTGAGTGTGGAATGGACCACATTTCTGTAGaagtttatttaaaaaacaaaagtgatatactagtatattttacaGTATATCTAGAATAATATTGTTGTTGTGTTCTAACAATGTGTGACCATTTCAATGTGAATCTTCTTCGCTATCGCTTCCGAAGACAAGTGTAGATAGTGGCAactgttttaaaaatatattttgtgaagtATTGAGGAAATTAGGTAGAACTTGCTTGTGAGCCAACCTTAAACCATGTGCTCTTTGGCTGTTTTGACATCGATCTTTTGTGAATAAGTAtaaagagaggaagagaagtAAAGAGATAATATGAACTAGAGataaaaggggaaaaaagaagaagaatttgTGGGAGAAAGAATGGTGAGTGAAGAAGTAGAAAAGAAACTCTATGAAGCTGCATCAAATGGAAATGTAACAACACTTGTACATCTACTTGAAGAAGATCCATATCTTGTTCGTGGAGTCTCATTTCCATGTTCAAGAAATCTTCTACACGTAGCGACAATGCATGGACAGACATTCATTGTTGAACAAGTGTTGAAGCTTAATCCGCAGCTAGCGTGTATTTCAGACTCCCAAGAATCATCGCCTCTCCACATTGCAGCAGCAAGAGGGCATGTCGAGATTGCCTCGAAATTGGTGTCAGTAGCCCCGGAGATGTGCTGGTGGCGCGACAAGCAAGGCATGAATCCGATTCATGTTGCAGCCATGAATGGGCATGTTGAAATTCTAGAACATCTCCTTATAGAGAGTTGTTTTCCCGCGATGGAGAGACTGCATCGTGGGCAGACTGTGCTACATTTGTGTGTGAAACATGCTCAACTTAGGGCGTTAAAGGTTTTGGTGGAGAAGTTGGGAGATCTTGCGTGTACAAAGGATGATGATGGCGATACCTTATTGCATTTGGCTGTTAGGTGCAATCAACTCGAGGTAATTAAACATcaattcacatttcacttttaccatttttaataatgcATTCTCACTCgtattttataatactactaaaacttaaattttccactaactttcaATTCACAAATTTCAGATTGTAGAATACTTGGTGGGAATCGAAGTCCTAAAGCAGGAAACAAGAAACGGGATGGGCAAAACTGCGGTCCAAATCTTGAACGAGAGTCCTCCAACCACCCCCAACTACGTAAAGATGAAAAGGCTCTTAAAATATCAATCAGATCTCTTCATTTTCCAAGTGATCCCGGAGATGAGCAACACCCTGATGGTGGTGATAGTCCTGATTGCCACAATGGCCTTCCAGTCGGCCATCACCCCCGTGGGGGGAGTATGGGCTGAAGACGACGCCAAGAACTCTCGCAGAGCCGGGCAGGCTGTGATGGCATCCACCAATCCCAGTGCATACATGAGCATTAAGTTCGCCAACACGACGGCCTTCCTGTGTTCCTTCCTGGCGATGTACCTCTTCACATTCAGGGTCCAGCTGGAAAATTACACATCAGCCTTTATTTTGGTGTCCAGCATGGCCATGGGAGCGGCACTGACAGCTGTCATGATCACCTTCTTAAAGTCGATGGATGTGGTCACTCCAGATGAGGTCAGCCCTGCCTGGGGAAACAAGATTATGCGGGGGCTTCTCATTATTGTAGTGATATGGGCGTGTTATGAGTATGTTAAGCGGTTGTATCGGTCGTGGGTCAATAAGAAGAACCGGCAGATAGATATTAGTGTAGAAGCTCTCCACCACCGTCTTTTCTATTGGATTTTTGGCAAGTTGGAGACGAGGGGGTATTTGATAGACGGTCAATTCAAAATACTTTAAATTTCTTATCTACATGTTTGTAGTAAGAATGTGTCACGATATTATCATCCTACTAAATCAAACGAGTCTCGTTTTCCTATTTTAGGTGTCTACGAATAATATTCTCATTtcaaaaatgcaaattttctctcattgcacacacactacatatGCACACATTCCGCGTGGAcgcacaaaatacacacattgcacacacactacataaACACAACACACAACTCACACACTGTGCATGCACATATGCTCATATAACTCACACTTTGCACATACTGCCATTTACATGTACACAATGCACACCTTGCACATACACTGCATATACACATATATCATACACACAGCagaaatattacaaacacaATTACCTCCTTAAACACCATCGGAGCGATCTGTAAGGGCATCAGACATTCATACTAGATCATATATAAAGGaacatttgaaatttgaataataaaatcttcTTTTTCGAATTAACGATCGGCTCTGGAAAAAAACCCCGTCTCCAACCGGTGAAAAATCCAATAGAAAACACGTCGTATGAAAACATCACCACCAAGATCCTGTTGTCGTCGCTTCTTATTCTTCCATGACTGATACAAAAGCCTTACAGCAACATACACCAATACCCATCCGAACATGTTCAGTGCCCCCGCCACCACCATCATAATCATGTTTCCTACCGAATGCACCCTCTGATTCGGAGTTATCACATCCACCGACATCACGTAGCTGATCGCGATGGCCATTAGCGCCACCCACATCGCGTAGAGAGCCACTGCCATGAAGAAGAAGTGCGTAGCTGGGAGCCCAGTGGTTACGAGGAAGATTGTGATGAGGCATGACACGAAGGCTGTGGTGTGGGCGATATGTGTTATGACATTGGAGGGGTATCTGAGGCGTTCATATATTGTTCTCCTTTGCCTTAAATTCTTACTTGGACGAAATCCTCCCAAGATTTTGAATGGACTTGGGGTGAATCTTAGCCGTTGGGTGTAGATTTGGGTATCTTACTCTTAGTAAAAATTCCATGGTTAATCCACACCAAAGTGGCATAATGACTTGATGTGCCTCACCAATAACTGCTtgacaaatggaaataaaagGGACCCGCATGCCACATTAATTAAACACCTATACTAAACTGGCGGTGCAATTGAGACATCCGTTAATTGTTTTATGGAAAGTgggcaaaaatattaaatatggcAATATGGAAGAATATGCGTtgtcatatatatgtatataacaTATTTCTCACGTAATATAAAAACATTCTTatgtgtatcaaattttctcTATGTGTATATAACCTATCTCTCTCATAATATACAGATAGGGGAGTATTAGGGTGTcaccacctcttaaaataacatcatgcCACCATTCATAGCCAATTATTTGTACACATGGatgaataataagctgccacgtggcaaaaaaaataaaataaaaaagactaTCAGCAATATGGTATACATTATAGAGCAATTTTTCTTGGCCaacaatatccgacacactatacaacaatctatagagtgttgtgtagcgtttataatattgttgtatatgtggtgtcacggtgtcactttaagaggtgttgtcattttaacacaaacctatacaAATATTCTTATATGTATTCGATTTTCATTATCAATACAATGAAGAAATCATCACCATTCTTTTAAGTGCATAGCTAGTGAGATATGTTATTATTTCtgtatttaatatatattaaaaaaatactccttgttcttgattttataattgatgttctcctttattttattgttttatttttttacattcttttaaaaacatattgaaaactagtagtataatttaatatgcTAACAAAAGTTATATCCATAAtatctatttataaattttataaatacatatataaatacagtataaaacaagaaaaaagattaTTACGCATAAAATtccataatattattatctaaGAAATTGTAATACTActgtacaatatttttttgttaacatgaaaaataatgtatatgattactttttttatgtataaaatattagtactatagaTTATGAGGCCAATTACATATAAATTGTATATAGCACGTAAATTGTGATCTTCTTTTCTCAGTTTCCATAAAACAATTAACGGATGACTTAATAGGTGAATAAGTGTTTAATTGAGGTGGTATGAGagtcctttttatttttatttgtcaagGAGTTATTGGTGAGACACACCAAGTCATTATGCCACTTTGGTGTGAATTGACTATAGAATTTTTACTCACTCTTcattaatgaatttaattgatttaattatagtttattCTAActtcacaaattttatttcctatATAGGTAATAGAATATAAAGAACGTGGTTATTCTCGTTGACATAACGGACTTACTTGGAATATACGACATCCATCGCGGCTGTATTATGCActattatttggattttttttttcatcgtGGTAAAGCAAACAACTTCTATTGTATATTTCGTCTTGATTCCTTCAATAGATCgatatttaaaatacaaagGGGCACTTTCTGAATACTGCATTGATCActcatttataattattcgTAGTTaagctaataataataataataataataataaggtCCAAAAGTTTGGGATGTTACACTATTGCACGAACCTAGGGCCGATAAAACTGCTGATCCGgcgattttttatttatttctatatttcacactataaatacccccagtGGCGGACGTAGAAAATTTTCTAGTAGGGGTTGTACTTAGAGGTGAGCACAACAACCGAAAATCGAATATTTGATATGAATcaaaccaaaccgaaatttaaaattaagttcatttttttcagttttcgATTCAGGTTTAAAATTTTGGctaatccaattttttttgttcgttcagatactaaaaatttgaaaataaaaaattaacttatttaaaaatataatattataaaaataatacttgtACTGTATTATACGccatccgtcccaaaaaagatgtcacacttatacgacggcacatgattttaggaggttttgttttgtgtgttaaatggacagagaaaatataatttttatattcatgtgagagagaatttttttccgaaaagggaaatgtgacatcttttgtgggacaaactaaaaaggaaagtgtgatattactaaattaaaagatttgttttatatatgcCTTAATTACCGCCCCCTTTAcaatactaaatttttttgtttttatttacttattatttgTCTCTATTTTTTGTTCTTGTCTAAATTTTTGTTAGCTTGAATAGTtctaagaaacaaaaaattaaaaaggaaagtgtgacatcttttgtgggacggggggagtacctaaaacaaattctatttatgttgattgaataaattaatttgtgtgatgcattttaatttaattttcaaaagagCCGgaattattatttagaaaatattaaaattattagcaagaaaatattgatctatcaaaataatttaatttgggttgaccatttattttttacggCTTCataaaaaaggataaaaaacgaatatttttcaaattaccTAAATATAAAGTTTCATTACATAATATattggaccaaaatcataaaatgaccatatgtttaAGACCACTTTTGGACTATACTCAGGGGCGGGGGGCCCATGGTCCTCCCAccaattctttaaaaaaatcaggggtattttagtaattttatattaattataatttataatacatataatattaaagattgctttcaacaaaatttatatgaaCTGTTTATCCTTAATTTAGCTTTCTACTTTTGAGTTCTTCGCAGTAAGTATAGGTATGTAATTTgatattctttatttgatgtgaatgtgttaatagttttatatatatactatttgaTTTGTGAGCGTGAGTCCCaatgttattaattattgtttgcaaaggcaaatttttttatttgagcatattatatattttggttaCTCTTATGCTTTTAGTTGTGAAGTATaagataattttatctttttttgtgtatgatttatattttgctaaTCTTAGtacagaaaatatcaaatattttgcaaaCTTAATCTGTgttgactatttttgtaggtATATGAATCGTTATTTCAAAAAACTTTATTCCATTGATTCTTCGTCAATTGAACCTCCACTAGCGTTGAGCATATTGTCTAAACTTGAAAGTTAACTTGGGAACTTTATTTTTGATGTGCGCataaatgaaaagttttcaCAAATATCAGGAATCAGTGGTCTTGCTCAAAGATGGTTTCTACAAGGAAACATGGAGTTTTTccaatgatttatttattagttaagtTGTTATTGATCTTACTAGTTATCACTGCGTCAGTAGAAAGAGCCTTTTTAGCAATGAAATCATCAAGACTTCTCTACATAATAGCATGGGAGACCAATTATTAAATGACTGCTTAGTTCcttctatatatagaaaatgacGTGTTTGTTAAAGTTAccaatgatatttttatgcagCGATttcagaagatgaagaatagaAGACAAATGTTATGATGTGATTGTATTTaacttttacattttgaaccttataatttaatactccctccgtcccagattaagagttactttttgccataaaagtctgtcccagtttaagagtcacttttagaattttccatatttggtcatacaattttacctccttcttcatcaaatttacatcaaaatgacattatctacattaaaataaaccataacaaaaatcaaaagtcaaaaaggactcaccttcaaccaactctaccatctcacttcatttattacacattccaCCAtatcacttcatttattacacacttcaactctttcttaaaactcgagccataacaataagtgactccaaatgtgggacggagggagtatatgtaaTTTGTTTTGAAGTTTAATTTTGGACCCCCCATGAATAAAGTTACCAATGATATTATTATGCAGCGATTTCAGAAgatgaaaaatagaagaaaaatgttaTGATGTGATTGtatttaacttttatattttgaaccttataatttaatttatgtaatttattttgaagtttaattttggacctccataattaaaattctggGTTCGCCACTGAGTATACTCATATATACACACCCGTAAAAGTGATAGTAACTAGAATAATATGGATGTTatgttcaaacttcaaacaatGTGACACCATTTCAATTTGTTTCTTCTTGTCTTTTCCAAAGACAAATGTAGATAAATACGTGACAGAGGTGAGGCAGCTGTGTTGATAATTGTTGAAATTGTGAATCcaaacataacacaaaaataccAGACTAATTACCAAACGAATTTGGGGAAGAAAGACagagagaaaaatgagagcaattttattgattgaatCTCAATTATCTAAACCTATTTATACTCTATGAGCTAACACTTAAGGAGGTGTTTGGTAGTTAAAAGTCTTAATATGTGATAACTCAAAGTGAGAtgatttatcttaattttataagataacacaattttatctAATGATAGCTTAAGATATGAAATGTGATGATTTAGTTATATGTGTGAAAAAACATGTACGCccttcttatatttattttttatatattgaatttacttatatcataattaatgattttagcctaaaaaaaatttaataatagtaaaCTTTATTAATCAGtaactactataaaataaataatagcaatagagagagaaagttgaGTAGCAGGAGAGAAAGTGAACAGGGGAAGAGGAGGGTGGGGTGGGAGAGGAGTAgcaggagagagagagggggttGGTGGGGGTGTGGGTTGTAGGTGGGGTGGGGGGAGGGCTATTAAAGTCGAGAGCATAAATTTGAAGAGATAGATACACACTCACACCTTTTTTCCACTTGCTCTTATTTATCATAGTGAGATAGCTATTTTGTGTTTGCTTTGATCGGGCTGACTATTTAATACGGGCCacacttatattttatctaggCTACCAAACGCtcatttaaaattgataactTAACTATCTTGTTCTATCTGCCCTTACCAAACACTACCTAAAGAGctaaacaaaaatatctcaatCGGCAAGAGCCAGTTGTACAACTAACTTCCTAACCTCCACCAACGGCTCTTTCCAAACGGCTCTTTATTCTTCAGCTGGAATCTGCAGATTAAACAATGATTAACCTTTTCAATTTGGGCCCTTTGGCTGTGTGGTGTGTAGACATCGATCATTTTTTGATTTAAGTATAAGAAAAGGATAAGAAGaagtagaataattaaactaGAGAGGACGAGAAAACAAGAGAGAAAGAATTAGTGGAAAAAGAATGGTGAGTGAAGTAGAAAAGAAACTCTACAGTGCTGCATCAGAAGGAGATGTAACAACACTTGTACATCTCCTTGAAGAAGATCCATATCTTGTTCATGGAGTCTTATTTCCATACTCAAGAAATCTTCTCCACATAGAAGCAATACATGGACAAACATCCATTGTTAAACAAGTGCTTAACCTTAATCCGCAGCTAGCTTGTATTTCGGACTCCCAAAAATCATCGCCTCTTCACATTGCAGCAGCACGAGGGCACGTCGAGATATCCTCGATATTGCTCGCAAAAGCCCCAGAGATGTGCTGGCGGCGCGACGACCAAGGCATGAATCCAGTTCATGTTGCAGCCATGAATGGGCAAGTTGAGATTCTAGAACATCTCCTTGAAGCGAGTTGTTTTCCCGTGATGGAGAGACTACATCGCGGGCAGACTGTGCTACATAAGCATACTCAACTTACGGTGTTAAAGGTTTTGGTAGATAAGTTGGGCGATCTTGTGTGTACAAAGGATGATGATAGTGATACATTATTGCATTTGGCTATTAGGTGCAATCAACTTGAGGTAATTATACGGTGGAACTCATTTTCCCCTAATAGTACttaaatcactttttcttattGTCTTTCTcactttactaattatgcaaagtttttattttaaaagagaagtttttttttttttgatatagCTAGGGGAATACTATTGATTTAGATTCACTTTTGAAACTAGCTCGTTGAAAATTAGATTTAACTTTAACTATATTTCAATCTTTTGATACATACTTTCACAATCAGTTCATTTATTATACGCCTTCTGTcccataaatataaatcacTTTTGAAATAACACGTGGTTTAACACGAAATtgttaaagtaaaagaaacataaaaaaagtTTCCTACATATTTGTAATTACTCCAAATCAAAAGATTATTGCATTAATTTACCAAGATATATATGGTAGGGGTTTTACCTTCCAATTATCTCATATCATCAAGTATTATGAACAAATTTCAGATTGTACGATACTTGGTGGGAATCGAAGTCCTAAAGCAGGAAACAAGAAACGG is a window from the Salvia hispanica cultivar TCC Black 2014 chromosome 1, UniMelb_Shisp_WGS_1.0, whole genome shotgun sequence genome containing:
- the LOC125202531 gene encoding ankyrin repeat-containing protein NPR4-like, with translation MVSEEVEKKLYEAASNGNVTTLVHLLEEDPYLVRGVSFPCSRNLLHVATMHGQTFIVEQVLKLNPQLACISDSQESSPLHIAAARGHVEIASKLVSVAPEMCWWRDKQGMNPIHVAAMNGHVEILEHLLIESCFPAMERLHRGQTVLHLCVKHAQLRALKVLVEKLGDLACTKDDDGDTLLHLAVRCNQLEIVEYLVGIEVLKQETRNGMGKTAVQILNESPPTTPNYVKMKRLLKYQSDLFIFQVIPEMSNTLMVVIVLIATMAFQSAITPVGGVWAEDDAKNSRRAGQAVMASTNPSAYMSIKFANTTAFLCSFLAMYLFTFRVQLENYTSAFILVSSMAMGAALTAVMITFLKSMDVVTPDEVSPAWGNKIMRGLLIIVVIWACYEYVKRLYRSWVNKKNRQIDISVEALHHRLFYWIFGKLETRGYLIDGQFKIL
- the LOC125202664 gene encoding ankyrin repeat-containing protein At5g02620-like, giving the protein MVSEVEKKLYSAASEGDVTTLVHLLEEDPYLVHGVLFPYSRNLLHIEAIHGQTSIVKQVLNLNPQLACISDSQKSSPLHIAAARGHVEISSILLAKAPEMCWRRDDQGMNPVHVAAMNGQVEILEHLLEASCFPVMERLHRGQTVLHKHTQLTVLKVLVDKLGDLVCTKDDDSDTLLHLAIRCNQLEIVRYLVGIEVLKQETRNGMGKTAVQILKESPSTYSHIMSVNRR